In Chrysiogenia bacterium, the genomic stretch ACGGCGGCGATGAATTCGTGATTGTCCTTCCACGGGCGAACGCGATAGAGGGCCGGGAAATCTGCGAGCGGCTTCGGCAGGAAATTGAGAACTTCGAGTTTCTTCGGATCGAGGGCCCCTACGGGCCCCCGCTCCGCATCGCCAATCTGATCACCGCATCTATCGGCGTGGCCAGCTATCACGAACACGTTCGCAAGCGATTCAGCATCGACCAGAACAAGGACGCATTTCTCAAGCTCGCCGACCGCGCGATGTATGCCGCGAAGGACGAGGGAAAGAACTGCGTCGTCATGGCTGAACGCGAGGCAGAGGATGAAGATGCCCCCAAACCGGTAGAGTAGCGATTCGGCGGGATCTCATCGGACAGAAATGAAAGGACCAGGCATTGCCTGGTCCTTTTTGTTTTACGGGTTGCTGGGCTCGTCCGGGGCCGGCGGTGGCAGGGGCAGGGCGTCCTCGAACTCGGGGAGATCCTCGATTTCGATTTCCTCGGGACGCATGCCTTCGTCGGTCGGTGTCTCGGGCACAACGGGCTCCTCGGCGCCCGGGGCGCCGGGCTCTGCGCCAGGCTCTGTTCCGGGCTCGGCGGGCGCTTCTTCCATCCCCGGCGGCGCGAACTCGTCGGGATACGGCGATTCTTCGCCAGAGGTGCCGGGCGCCCCGTAAATATCCTTTTCGGCTTTGATCGAGCCCTCGTCCAGGCAATTAAGTACGCGGGGATACACGTCCACCGATGCGTAGTCGTTGAGCAGCAGGCCCAGGTGACCATAATAGTCCTGGTGTCCGTTCATCTTGCCGAAGAGTTCCAGCGTATACCGGGACTTCTCCATCTCCTTGAGGGACTCCACCACGTTGGCCGGCTCGGCGATGTTGTCACGCCAACCCACGAAAATGCACAGTGGCTGATCGATTAATGGAATGTCTTCGTCGTAGTTGAAGGAATTGTCTTCGGTGGAATAGGCACGTTCCTCGGCAAACCAGTCGGCAAACTGACGAAGAATGTCTACGCGTACCGGCTCAAAGCCCGAATCGCCGAATTTCTCCACAAGATCAGGATCGAAGAAAAAATCATTGAAGAACAAAATGCTGTAGACGGTCTCGACGTTCTCCTCGAAGGGTGCGGGTAGATACATGCCGCGGCGAAGATCGACGTATTCCTCGCCCCATGCCTTGTCGCGGTGGAGGAAGAGGGAAGTGAGCGTATCGTTGGGCAGATGGAAGCGTGTAGGCGCGCTCATGGCGACGCCGACCGCAATCTTTCGACTGTAGACGTCGTTTTCCATCATGCCGTAAAGGAGCGTGCCGCCGGTCGAATGGCCGATGACGGCCACCTGCGTGGCACCCGTTTCAGCAAGCACGAAATCGATGGTTGCGTTAACGTCGGTGACGTAGTCTTCGAACAACCACTTGGGTAGCGGGCCCGGCTCGGCCTCTTCACCCTTTGAATTGCCGTGACCGCGAAGTTCCACGACCCAGACGTCGTAGAGATTCTCGGCGAGGTAGCGCGCCAGGGAGTGCTTTTTGTCAAAGTCCCAGACCAGGCGATTGAACCCTTCGCCGTGGACCAGGACGACGGGAAATACCTTGCCCAGCGCGCTGGGGGGCGGATAGTGATAGACCGCCAGATTCCATCCGTCGTTGGTGGGGACGCGCACGAGCGGCACGTCGCCGTAGCCGAAATCGGCGTAGGCATCTTCTTCGACATAGAAATCCGATTCACCGATGACTTCAGTTTCTTCGGGCGGGGTCTGATTCACATCGCCCGCGGTTTGCGGAGCGGCCGGATCCCCCGGAATGTCTTCGAGCAGGGATTCATCGACGGGCGGTGGCGGCGCGCTGCCCGCCTGCATCCAGGAAGGCCACCACGAGGGCATTCCCCAGCTTGCGCAGCTGCTGAGCAGCAGGCAGGCCAGGACGATCACGCCCGGGCGGAGATTTATTCGAAGCGCGCGCCGCATGGTCCTAGAGTTTCCCCCAAACATCGAAATTTTCGGTGCGCTCTTCGATCCACTCGAAGATGCGGGGGAAGACCTCTTCGTGGGCGTGAACGCCCAGCAGCAGTCCCAGGTGGCTGTAGTTGTCGAGGTGCCCGTAATCGCGACCGAAGATCATCAGGGTCTTGTCCTCGGCAGTGATGACCCGGTAGCCGTAATTGACCACGCCGGGCGGCGCAAAATTGTCGTGGGTGCCCGCAATCACCAGCACGGGAAGTCGGATGAGCGCGAGTTTGTTGCGATAAGAGAAGTTGAGATCCGCCGAGAGGAAGTCGTTGGCCTCCACCCAGTGCAGGGTCTGTTGCAATACCTTGGGGGAGATCACTTCCATGCCGCGCTGGGAAAGGCGCTTGATCCGGATCTTCGGGATCGGTGTTCCCGTGAGCATCAGGCGGCTGAAGAGCTCCCACGAATCGGTGCGCGAGGGCAGATGCACCAGGGACATGGGATCGAGGCCGTCCCAGTTCTGCTGGAGTGCCAGCAGCTCTTTCATCTCCGGCGAGTAATCGGCGGCGAACCCGGGCGGCGCGATGAGTACGGCGTTGGCAACTTCGTCGAAGAAATTTTCGGTTTCGAGATAGGCGTAGATGGCCATGGCGCCGATGCCGTGGCCGATCATCGTTACGTAGCGCGAATTGGTCTGACCCTGCACAAAGGTGACTGCCGCGGGCAGGTCTTTGTGTACGTAGTCGTCAAAATTCCAGTCGTAGGGGCGTTCGTTGTGCCACTCAGGCTTGCTCGACTCGCCGTGGCCGCGGAATTCCAGTGCCCACACGTCGAAGCCGAGCTGCGAGAAGAACTTGATGAACGAACGGCGTCCGCCCAGGTCCCACGCCCACTTGTTCATGCCCTCATCGTGGCAGAGGATCAGCGGGGGAAGGCCTTCGCGAATCTGATTGGGCTCGGTGCGGTGCAACGCCAGGCTGCGACCGTCCGTGGTCTGCGTGAAATAGACGCGCGGCTTCTTGGATGCATAGGGAAGCAGGCGTTCGAGATTGAGATTGGGGTTCATCACCTGCTTGCTGCAGGCGCTCATGGCAAAGACCAGCAGGAACCCCAACGCGACGGACGCACGGGCCCACAGCCGCGCAAAATTACGCGCGCGCTGCGCTCTTCTGTCAAGCTGTCGCTTCATACGACTAGTGCTGCTCCAGCCAGTTGAACACAACCGGGTAAATGTCTTCGCGGGCACGGTTTCCGATCACCACGCCCATGTGCCCGTAATCGCCGGTAAAGCCGTTGGCCTTGCCGGCAATGCGCATCACCTTTTCGATGGTGCCGATTTTTTCGTAGGTATCGCGCGTGACCAGCGGCGGACACAGTGCGTCGACGCTGCCGGATACGAGCAGGGTTGGCACGCGAATGCGATCGAGATTGTCGGCGTAATTGATGGCATTGTCGGCCGAGGTGAACTCGCCGTTTTCCATCCAGCCCACCATCTGGTTGAAGAGCGGCCCGGAGAGATTGGTCACCATGTTGTAGCCCGCCATGCTCATGGTGCGGGCGTCGATGACCTCGTTGTTCCAGATGATCGCGTCGAAACGCGTATCGAGCCAGCCCAGATTGTTGGCCATCGACTGCGCCATGAGCCGCGTATAGATCTTGGGCTGCCAGTCGACGGTTCCCTTAAACTGAAGCAGGAAATTGAGCGCCTGGCTCTTGAGCTTGAAGCTCGAGGGCGCGCTGAGCGCAACGAAAGTGCGGATGGCGTCGGTGTCGGGGTTCAGGCCCAGATAGGCGTAGCCGATCATTCCGCCCAGCGAGTGACCGATCCAGGAGATCTTTTCGTTGCGAGTTTCGAAGCGGATGTACTCGATGGCAGTGGGGGCATCGATCTCCACGAAGGTGTCAAAGTTGTAATTGGGCGGCGGGCCGATACCGTCGCGCGCCCAGTCGCCCATGTCGAAATAGGCAGGCGTCGTGCTCTCGCCGGCGCCGCGCAGTTCCAGCATCCAGACATCGTAGCCGCGCTCGTAGAGGTAGAGGGCCAGCGAACGGTCGCGGGCCAGATCGAAAGCAAAGCGGTTGGAGGCGAAGCCGGGCACCAGAAGCAGTGGCTCTTTTTCCGCGGAGATTTTTTCGGGTTTGTAGCGGTGAAGGGCCAGTTTCCAGTTGTCGGGGGTGGTGGCGAAGCGCACTTCGGTGGGCTCGGTCAGCGGGAAAAGCCAGAAACAGCCCTGCAGCCCCGTCACAACGGACAGCAAAAGCATGAAGCGAAGTATTTTCAGATACTGGCGCATGGGCTCAATGGTTTGACCGGCTGCGGGCGCGCAGACCACCCCACGCCCAATCGGTTAAAAAACGCCGCGAACGGCACGAAATTCCTGATTTGCCGGGGTTTGAGTGTAGCACGCACCAGCGGCGGGCAAGCGTAAACTTTTGTGTGGTATTTCGCGCACTTGCGGCGCTTTCCGGGCCGTCTCGGGATGTTCTGGGGTGCATGAATCAACCCGGATTTTCGAGGGCCTGGCGCCCGCGTTGGAGCGGGATCCAGCCCGCCGCAGCCGTCAGAATCACGGTTGCCCCCAGCGCCACCACGATGGCGTAGCGCTCGGTCATGCCCAGCACCTGCCCGGAGAGCTCGGCGCGCATGTAGAGGTAGACCGGCAGGGCCTCAATCACCAGAACGGCGCCCACGTAACACATGGAGAGCAGCATGTAGAGCACGCCGCCGTAGCTCATGGAGACCCGGGCCGCATTTTCATAGCGAAAATCGGGATACATGGCGCCAAGGCCCACTCCCATCGCGCCCACTCCCAGCGTCATCAGGATGACCGTGACGGCCGAGACCCAGGAAATGAATGCGTGGGCCTCGAGCAGCCAGGTCGAAGTGGCCGAAAGCAGGCCCGCCAGAAGAAGGAGCGGAATGAGATAGGTCCACAGCTTGGAGCGCAGAAACTCGCGCGCGGTGATCGGGCTGGAGCGGATGATCCATACCGCCTCGCCCTCCAGACTCACTGCCGGAAACACGAAGCGAAGGCACACCGATGCGAGGACGAAGCCCACCATGCCGATGTTCAAAAACGAAATGACGGACTTGAGTCCCTGCAGGTCGATGACCGCGTCAACGATGCCGCCCGAGAGATTGATGAGATAGATGTTCAGGATATAGACCGAGGTGATTGCGCCCACGAGTAGAAACTGCGACCACTGCGAAGTATCCCGGAAGAAGGTCAGCAGGTCCTTTTCGATCACGGGCCGGTGAACCCCGGGAATGATCGCGCCGATGGCGCGCGCGCTCATGCGGCAAAACCACTCGACCATGCGGCGCAGCGTCCGGGGAAGCACCTGCAGCGCGGCGATGCCGGCAAGACGCATCTTGAGCCGCTCGGTACCCGACTCGGGGAGTCCCTGCTCGATTTCCACGCGGCGCGCCTCCTGCGTGCGCGACCAGCCGGCATGATAGAAATGATGTGCCGTGCGTTCACAGATCACCACCAGCGCCGCTGCCGAACTGAGCAGCAGCACGCCGTACAGAATGAGCCGGTCGTTGGGGACCGACGCCATTCCCAGCATTTTACTGAACAGCTCGGTGAGCCAGGTGCTGGGCAGCAGGGGCGAGCCCGAGCGTTCGAGGTTGAGCACGTACTCAATCGCCGTGCGGCGATTGTTGGGGTTGACCAGCAATTCCGGGCGCAGGTAGCGCACGAAGAAGATGAAGCCGCTCAGCAGCACCAGCAGAATCAGAAAAAACAGATCGCGCAGCTTGCGGGCGGGAAAGACATTGGTGAGCGCCATGCTCAGCAA encodes the following:
- a CDS encoding alpha/beta fold hydrolase, which codes for MLLLSVVTGLQGCFWLFPLTEPTEVRFATTPDNWKLALHRYKPEKISAEKEPLLLVPGFASNRFAFDLARDRSLALYLYERGYDVWMLELRGAGESTTPAYFDMGDWARDGIGPPPNYNFDTFVEIDAPTAIEYIRFETRNEKISWIGHSLGGMIGYAYLGLNPDTDAIRTFVALSAPSSFKLKSQALNFLLQFKGTVDWQPKIYTRLMAQSMANNLGWLDTRFDAIIWNNEVIDARTMSMAGYNMVTNLSGPLFNQMVGWMENGEFTSADNAINYADNLDRIRVPTLLVSGSVDALCPPLVTRDTYEKIGTIEKVMRIAGKANGFTGDYGHMGVVIGNRAREDIYPVVFNWLEQH
- a CDS encoding GGDEF domain-containing protein, with translation GGDEFVIVLPRANAIEGREICERLRQEIENFEFLRIEGPYGPPLRIANLITASIGVASYHEHVRKRFSIDQNKDAFLKLADRAMYAAKDEGKNCVVMAEREAEDEDAPKPVE
- a CDS encoding alpha/beta fold hydrolase → MRRALRINLRPGVIVLACLLLSSCASWGMPSWWPSWMQAGSAPPPPVDESLLEDIPGDPAAPQTAGDVNQTPPEETEVIGESDFYVEEDAYADFGYGDVPLVRVPTNDGWNLAVYHYPPPSALGKVFPVVLVHGEGFNRLVWDFDKKHSLARYLAENLYDVWVVELRGHGNSKGEEAEPGPLPKWLFEDYVTDVNATIDFVLAETGATQVAVIGHSTGGTLLYGMMENDVYSRKIAVGVAMSAPTRFHLPNDTLTSLFLHRDKAWGEEYVDLRRGMYLPAPFEENVETVYSILFFNDFFFDPDLVEKFGDSGFEPVRVDILRQFADWFAEERAYSTEDNSFNYDEDIPLIDQPLCIFVGWRDNIAEPANVVESLKEMEKSRYTLELFGKMNGHQDYYGHLGLLLNDYASVDVYPRVLNCLDEGSIKAEKDIYGAPGTSGEESPYPDEFAPPGMEEAPAEPGTEPGAEPGAPGAEEPVVPETPTDEGMRPEEIEIEDLPEFEDALPLPPPAPDEPSNP
- a CDS encoding alpha/beta fold hydrolase, whose protein sequence is MKRQLDRRAQRARNFARLWARASVALGFLLVFAMSACSKQVMNPNLNLERLLPYASKKPRVYFTQTTDGRSLALHRTEPNQIREGLPPLILCHDEGMNKWAWDLGGRRSFIKFFSQLGFDVWALEFRGHGESSKPEWHNERPYDWNFDDYVHKDLPAAVTFVQGQTNSRYVTMIGHGIGAMAIYAYLETENFFDEVANAVLIAPPGFAADYSPEMKELLALQQNWDGLDPMSLVHLPSRTDSWELFSRLMLTGTPIPKIRIKRLSQRGMEVISPKVLQQTLHWVEANDFLSADLNFSYRNKLALIRLPVLVIAGTHDNFAPPGVVNYGYRVITAEDKTLMIFGRDYGHLDNYSHLGLLLGVHAHEEVFPRIFEWIEERTENFDVWGKL